In one window of Denticeps clupeoides chromosome 2, fDenClu1.1, whole genome shotgun sequence DNA:
- the kop gene encoding S100P-binding protein translates to MESFGLGWPVETPHLPPLSVYSRTSFQHACAQTPSAPLQHHTAGVVGHCWTSGRRRCLDDSGLGETYVTPCKKAPGRRLSWHGRVRGGDCGDGSLTSLLQENHETGSSSRHPWHLTTSTPHSRTVRPYGEQIHSLSPIAYGGEHQGSSEFSSLGPPPHRSVGGLRLGSDEGSFLATVLDGSVGQKSAKRTVTFQTPVKCSKNAVNVTSTPSVATRPKTKWGSGGLTKLKLTEVLPHERIYSDLPPTAEFGTADRSLAGGLALRDSDRVLTAVRRRGEEESRSVGRRVRVLRDSLTANTGYCSRVLDVPVNSKVAFPPSSSSSLSKQLFKSEVCNDDKAWQIGAPIPQLVSYIPEETVGPMTCSHGDEEDIASVSQQEVSRFQDSLGPDSSANTSYYSSVLNVQVKSRVVVPRAVTHLDPWTPVTRGQEPVRRPVVFATEEEWEHRKNQYVQSVMMDMRQRRRATGGVMAELMNLMNSVAGVGETWQHPTNLTCRNYRKRNAGRPIRLERRT, encoded by the exons ATGGAGAGTTTTGGTTTGGGATGGCCGGTGGAGACCCCTCACCTGCCGCCGCTCTCGGTCTACTCCAGAACGTCGTTCCAGCACGCGTGCGCTCAGACACCCTCCGCACCCTTACAGCACCACACAGCCGGGGTCGTGGGTCACTGCTGGACCTCTGGCCGCAGGAGATGCCTGGACGACTCCGGCCTGGGGGAGACCTACGTGACCCCGTGTAAAAAGGCGCCGGGCCGCCGGCTTTCGTGGCACGGTAGGGTGCGCGGAGGGGATTGTGGCGATGGCAGCCTGACCTCTCTGTTGCAGGAGAACCACGAGACGGGTAGCAGCTCCAGACATCCGTGGCATCTGACGACCAGCACGCCCCATTCCAGAACCGTCCGGCCATATGGGGAGCAGATTCACTCTCTGAGCCCTATAGCGTATGGTGGGGAGCACCAGGGTTCCTCTGAATTCAGCAGCCTGGGCCCACCACCGCATCGGAGTGTTGGTGGTCTGAGGCTCGGCTCTGATGAAGGTTCTTTTCTAGCGACCGTGTTGGACGGCTCGGTGGGTCAAAAATCGGCCAAGCGCACTGTGACTTTTCAGACACCCGTTAAATGTAgtaaaaatgccgtaaatgttactTCAACCCCTTCGGTCGCAACAAGGCCCAAAACAAAATGGGGTTCCGGGGGGCTCACCAAGCTCAAACTGACGGAGGTCCTGCCGCACGAGAGGATTTACTCCGACTTGCCTCCCACTGCCGAATTTGGCACTGCGGACCGGAGTCTCGCGGGCGGCCTGGCGCTGCGGGACTCGGACCGCGTTCTCACGGCTGTCCGGCGGCGCGGTGAGGAAGAGTCGCGCTCGGTCGGTCGGCGGGTGAGGGTGCTGCGTGATTCGCTCACAGCCAACACCGGCTACTGCAGCAGAGTGCTCGACGTCCCG GTGAATTCCAAAGTGGCATTCCCgccatcgtcatcatcatcactgtccAAGCAGCTTTTTAAGAG tgaagttTGTAATGATGACAAGGCATGGCAAATTGGGGCGCCCATTCCCCAGCTCGTAAGCTACATTCCTGAGGAGACCGTCGGACCCATGACCTGCAGCCATGGGGATGAGGAGGACATTGCCTCGGTCAGTCAGCAGGAAGTCAGTCGTTTCCAGGACTCCCTTGGGCCCGATAGCTCTGCCAACACCAGCTACTACAGCAGTGTCCTCAACGTCCAG GTGAAGTCCAGGGTTGTGGTTCCTCGTGCAGTTACACATCTGGATCCATGGACACCTGTGACCCGGGGTCAGGAGCCTGTTAGGAG GCCAGTAGTCTTTGCCACAGAGGAGGAGTGGGAACATCGAAAGAACCAGTATGTGCAGTCAGTCATGATGGACATGAGGCAGCGCAGAAGGGCCACCGGAG GAGTGATGGCTGAGCTGATGAACTTGATGAATTCCGTGGCTGGTGTGGGAGAGACGTGGCAACATCCCACTAATCTTACGTGCAG AAATTACCGGAAACGGAATGCTGGGAGGCCCATTCGGCTTGAGAGACG GACATGA